In one window of Pseudodesulfovibrio sediminis DNA:
- a CDS encoding META domain-containing protein, protein MSAVKRKVCPALLVTVLLLAGCMGSGTATTVDIKTQLVDREWVAESILGDPVVDMSHTSISFTDKGAVQGSGGCNRFSGSYILNGDVLSFGPMSATMMACVPPLGDQEMRFFRALASPLKVKIENGLLYLVADDGRELIFAVQD, encoded by the coding sequence ATGTCCGCAGTTAAGCGTAAGGTGTGCCCGGCTCTGTTGGTAACAGTACTCCTCCTTGCCGGGTGTATGGGATCGGGAACAGCAACCACGGTTGATATCAAAACCCAGCTTGTTGACAGGGAGTGGGTAGCGGAGTCCATTTTGGGCGATCCGGTCGTGGATATGAGTCATACGTCCATATCCTTTACGGATAAAGGCGCTGTGCAGGGCTCGGGCGGATGCAACCGGTTCTCCGGTTCATATATTCTGAATGGCGATGTGCTGTCGTTCGGTCCCATGTCCGCGACCATGATGGCGTGTGTCCCGCCTCTTGGTGATCAGGAGATGCGGTTTTTCCGGGCTTTGGCTTCACCGCTCAAGGTGAAGATCGAGAACGGCCTGCTCTACCTGGTGGCCGATGATGGCCGGGAGCTGATTTTCGCGGTGCAGGACTAG
- a CDS encoding glycoside hydrolase family 3 protein, whose product MKRCLIATLLSVIILFPSTAPAADLDVMVGQMLMAGFRGFDVDANDQISRDITEYHLGGVILFDYDVVRGKAERNIQSKQQVKTLINELRSFASIPLLVAVDQEGGKVQRLKKAYGFLETPSAHNICASGEFKVRIASFTIGTTLNSVGFNLDFAPVVDVNVDPNSPAIGKLGRSFSSDPDQVARCAGIYMDELKRNDVLACLKHFPGHGSAGSDSHKGLTDVTKTWTKAELIPYRTLIDQGKVQMIMTAHIFNGNLDPDYPATLSKNVITGILRNDLGYNGVVITDDMNMGAITEFYGQKEAIRLAIEAGADMLLFGNNISYDKNIVAKAHTIIMGLVRSGKISQDRIEQSYTRIMRLKEAL is encoded by the coding sequence ATGAAACGCTGCCTTATCGCCACATTACTCTCTGTCATCATCCTGTTTCCCTCCACTGCACCGGCCGCGGACCTCGACGTCATGGTCGGCCAGATGCTCATGGCCGGATTCCGCGGTTTTGATGTGGACGCCAATGATCAAATCAGCCGGGACATAACGGAGTATCATCTGGGTGGCGTCATCCTATTCGATTACGATGTTGTCCGGGGCAAGGCCGAGCGGAACATACAAAGCAAGCAACAGGTAAAGACACTCATCAACGAACTGCGCTCTTTCGCGTCCATACCGCTTCTGGTGGCCGTGGATCAGGAGGGAGGCAAGGTGCAACGGCTCAAAAAAGCCTATGGATTTCTTGAGACACCTTCGGCGCACAATATCTGCGCTTCCGGCGAATTCAAGGTCAGGATTGCGTCTTTCACCATCGGCACTACCCTGAACAGCGTGGGGTTCAATCTCGACTTTGCTCCGGTGGTGGATGTCAATGTGGACCCGAACAGTCCGGCCATCGGCAAGCTCGGCCGGAGTTTCTCCAGCGATCCCGATCAAGTGGCCCGGTGCGCGGGAATCTACATGGATGAGCTCAAGCGCAACGACGTGCTCGCCTGCCTCAAACATTTCCCGGGACACGGCTCCGCAGGCTCCGACAGCCACAAGGGATTGACCGACGTCACCAAAACATGGACCAAGGCGGAATTGATTCCCTACCGCACCCTTATCGACCAGGGAAAAGTCCAGATGATCATGACCGCCCACATCTTCAACGGCAATCTCGACCCGGATTACCCGGCGACCCTGTCCAAAAACGTGATCACCGGCATCCTCAGAAACGATCTCGGTTATAACGGCGTGGTCATCACTGACGACATGAATATGGGAGCGATCACCGAGTTCTACGGCCAGAAGGAAGCCATCCGCCTGGCCATCGAAGCCGGGGCCGACATGCTCCTGTTCGGAAACAACATCAGCTACGACAAAAACATCGTGGCCAAGGCGCACACGATCATCATGGGATTGGTGAGAAGTGGAAAGATTTCGCAGGACCGGATCGAACAGTCCTACACACGCATCATGCGGTTGAAAGAAGCCCTCTGA
- a CDS encoding rhomboid family intramembrane serine protease, which produces METERSGFFSRVLRHAWINLVPLVRGNDTTSLSCKEAQLWGLILASRHVPYRLERLPDSEGGRYIVEVQEWFGERAFSEIKLYFEENQPDWRGARLTDLRPVSGLEPTVFGLVMLMLFFWAYTHTYPGLGLYPERWINLGSAAAGAILTGELWRLATALTLHANGPHVAGNCVIGGVFIWLVARRIGSGMAWMTTILAGVLGNLCNSMVLGVHHNAIGFSTATFGAAGVLASITPFVVGGGVHGLGQGDLVQRSLRFVRTALVPFAAGLGLLAMLGAGKETDLSAHLFGFVAGLGLGSLVGLQTTRAGVPGRILDGCLYAAALSIPVLAWIWAWVA; this is translated from the coding sequence ATGGAAACAGAACGCTCCGGTTTTTTCAGTCGGGTCCTGCGCCATGCATGGATCAACCTCGTGCCATTGGTGCGGGGCAATGACACCACGTCTCTCTCCTGCAAGGAAGCCCAGTTGTGGGGGCTTATTCTTGCCTCCCGACATGTGCCGTATCGTCTGGAACGACTCCCGGATTCTGAAGGCGGCCGGTATATCGTCGAGGTGCAGGAGTGGTTCGGAGAGCGTGCTTTCTCTGAGATCAAGCTGTATTTCGAGGAGAATCAGCCGGATTGGCGTGGGGCCAGATTAACGGACCTCCGCCCTGTGAGCGGTCTTGAGCCGACCGTCTTCGGTCTGGTCATGCTGATGCTCTTCTTTTGGGCGTATACGCATACCTATCCCGGGTTGGGACTGTATCCCGAGCGATGGATCAACCTCGGCAGCGCCGCTGCCGGAGCCATTCTGACCGGCGAGCTCTGGCGTCTGGCCACCGCCCTTACGTTGCACGCCAACGGGCCGCACGTGGCGGGCAACTGTGTTATCGGAGGGGTTTTCATCTGGCTGGTGGCGCGTCGCATCGGGTCGGGTATGGCCTGGATGACAACCATTCTGGCTGGGGTGCTTGGTAATCTTTGTAATTCCATGGTCCTGGGCGTACATCACAACGCCATCGGGTTTTCCACGGCAACGTTTGGCGCGGCAGGTGTACTGGCCTCCATAACGCCGTTTGTGGTGGGCGGAGGCGTGCACGGGCTTGGACAGGGTGATTTGGTGCAACGCTCCCTGCGGTTTGTGCGTACGGCCCTGGTGCCGTTTGCGGCCGGACTTGGATTGTTGGCCATGCTCGGAGCCGGAAAGGAGACCGACCTGAGTGCGCATCTTTTCGGATTTGTCGCCGGTCTGGGGCTGGGGTCCCTTGTGGGATTGCAAACCACCAGAGCCGGTGTGCCCGGTCGCATTCTCGATGGATGCCTCTATGCAGCGGCGTTGAGCATACCCGTACTGGCCTGGATTTGGGCCTGGGTGGCATGA
- a CDS encoding metal ABC transporter ATP-binding protein — translation MSEFIVEIEEVNYSVGQVPILENVNLHVEAGDYMAVLGPNGGGKSTLLKLILGLIHPDSGTVKVLGAPAGQAGGRIGYLPQHTHVAKSFPITVVEAVCMGLIKPGFGGISGLSPSAEERDRALAALEQVNMADFARRSLSGLSGGQRQRVFIARALVDDPKLLMLDEPTASVDSASRNALFELLVELNTKMTVIMVSHDISSLASGVKSVVCVNRGLHHHHAPEVTDDMYHLSYGTPGQKGCPVELVTHGHVPHRVLGPHDPQCTCELGCAHTHDEKSS, via the coding sequence GTGAGCGAATTTATTGTTGAAATTGAAGAGGTGAATTACTCCGTCGGGCAGGTGCCCATCCTGGAGAATGTGAACCTGCACGTCGAGGCCGGGGACTATATGGCTGTGTTGGGTCCCAACGGCGGCGGGAAGTCCACGTTGCTCAAGCTCATACTCGGTCTGATACACCCTGACAGCGGAACCGTGAAGGTGCTTGGCGCACCGGCAGGGCAGGCCGGAGGCCGAATCGGGTACCTGCCTCAGCATACCCATGTGGCGAAATCCTTTCCCATCACTGTTGTGGAGGCTGTCTGCATGGGCTTGATCAAGCCTGGGTTCGGCGGCATTTCCGGCCTGTCTCCTTCAGCGGAAGAGCGGGACAGGGCTCTGGCTGCGCTTGAACAGGTCAACATGGCCGATTTTGCCAGACGGAGCCTCTCCGGGCTTTCAGGAGGTCAGCGACAGCGCGTGTTTATCGCCCGTGCTCTTGTGGACGACCCGAAACTGCTCATGCTGGATGAACCTACGGCCAGCGTTGACTCGGCCAGTCGCAACGCGCTCTTTGAACTGCTGGTCGAACTCAATACGAAGATGACCGTGATCATGGTCAGTCATGATATTTCTTCCCTGGCATCCGGGGTCAAATCCGTGGTCTGTGTCAACCGGGGCCTTCACCATCATCACGCGCCGGAAGTTACAGACGACATGTATCATCTCTCATATGGCACACCCGGACAAAAGGGGTGCCCTGTGGAGTTGGTCACTCATGGTCATGTGCCGCACAGAGTACTCGGTCCCCACGATCCCCAATGCACCTGTGAACTCGGCTGTGCTCATACTCACGACGAGAAATCTTCATGA
- a CDS encoding metal ABC transporter permease produces the protein MMDILSFEFMQNALAAGLLASLICGIIGSLVVVNRIVFISGGIAHASYGGVGLAFMLGLPVLPVTTVFTVFAALIMALVTLRTRERVDTVIGVIWAAGMALGIILLDLSPGYNVDLMSYLFGSILAVPRSDLWLMAGLACLVLILVLVFFRGFMIMSFDEEFARSRGVPVDFLHCLLIVMVGLCVVMIIRVVGLILVIALLTIPPFIAERWTDSLKWMMVVSTLLSALFTVVGLGLSYALDITSGASIIAVAAVGFFASLLLPKKSA, from the coding sequence ATGATGGATATCCTTTCTTTCGAATTCATGCAGAACGCCCTGGCCGCCGGCCTGCTGGCCAGTCTGATCTGCGGCATCATCGGTTCGTTGGTGGTGGTCAATCGTATTGTCTTCATTTCCGGCGGCATCGCCCATGCCTCATATGGCGGGGTAGGCCTTGCCTTCATGCTCGGGCTGCCGGTCCTGCCGGTGACCACGGTGTTCACGGTGTTTGCGGCGCTGATCATGGCCCTAGTGACCCTGCGCACGCGAGAACGAGTGGACACGGTCATCGGTGTGATCTGGGCGGCGGGCATGGCGCTCGGTATCATCCTGCTCGACCTTTCGCCGGGGTACAATGTTGACCTCATGAGCTATCTTTTCGGTTCCATCCTGGCTGTGCCGCGTTCGGATTTGTGGCTTATGGCCGGGTTGGCCTGTCTGGTGCTCATACTGGTGCTGGTGTTTTTCCGTGGCTTCATGATCATGAGTTTTGACGAGGAGTTTGCCCGGTCCCGTGGCGTCCCCGTGGATTTTCTGCACTGCCTGCTCATTGTCATGGTAGGGCTGTGCGTGGTCATGATCATTCGTGTGGTCGGCCTGATTCTGGTCATAGCCCTGTTGACTATCCCTCCGTTCATTGCCGAACGGTGGACAGATTCACTCAAGTGGATGATGGTTGTGTCCACGCTGCTGAGCGCGTTGTTTACCGTGGTTGGACTTGGGCTCTCCTATGCGCTGGATATCACGTCCGGTGCATCCATCATCGCCGTGGCCGCCGTGGGATTTTTCGCGTCGTTGCTGTTGCCGAAAAAGAGCGCGTAG
- a CDS encoding DNA-binding protein, whose product MTKNFKDMIREEGYTRYRGAVDASVYEYFNCDWSWKAQWYLKGGHYQCCGCKEKCETRDPEGFQLFLDLG is encoded by the coding sequence GTGACGAAGAATTTCAAGGATATGATTCGAGAGGAAGGGTACACCCGGTACCGTGGCGCAGTGGACGCTTCGGTATACGAGTACTTCAATTGCGACTGGTCGTGGAAGGCGCAATGGTACCTTAAGGGGGGCCATTATCAGTGCTGCGGCTGCAAGGAGAAGTGCGAAACCCGGGACCCGGAAGGGTTCCAGCTCTTCCTTGATCTAGGATAG